The genomic segment CCCCATGGGAATTAAGTACATCACCATAATTACTATCCCAGACTTGGGGTTCAAAACCACTCTCAATTACTGCACCTACCGTAGGACAAACACTATCAAAAGTGCGATCGCCGTTTAATTGCCAAGCGATCGGCGAAGCACTTCCCATCGCATCAACTAAAACTCTTCCTGTGGCTTTTTTAGTTTCTTTTGTGCCTAAATTTACTAATTCTACCAAAACCTGTTCTGAACTAGTATAAGCTTTAACAAACTCGGTTTCATCCCAAATTGTCCCTCCTGCAGCTATTAACTTTTCTCCACAAAGTTTCAGTAATTTTTCTGCATCTAGGGCTAAATTTAAAACCGTTGGTGTATGTAAAACTTTCGCTTTTAAATGGGGGGGATTATTAGCATCAAAAAACTTATTAAAACCATCTTTATATTCTCTAGCGATGAGACTTTCTACCTCTTCACTAGTCAATAAATTCAAGTCAATTAAACATTTAATTTCATCTCGGGAGATATTCCATTCTCGATTCATTTTACCAAAGGGCAACCTTTCTACCAACAGTACTCGATAACCCTTGCGCGCCATGACTGCAGCATGAATCGAACCTAGCGCACCTCCTAGGTAAATTAAATCATATTCAGGATTAGAATTAGTCTCAGCAGCATTAGCAAAAATTACCTGTTTTGGTTGAGTAGGGTTTTCTACTTGTTCTCTCCAGCGTTTCTCCCACCAATATACCCGATTCAGATAAAATTCTCCCCTAGGCATTTTTTGGAAATATTTAACCGTTTCGGGATAATAAGGTGCTAAAGCGTCAAAAATTGACTTTTGGGCTAAATCAATTACAGGTAATTGGGGACTTTGATAGGGGAATTTTGCTCTAATTTCTTGTGTTAATTGTTTAATAACTGAACCTTCATTAGGTAATTTTTGTTGAGCATACCTAAACACCTTAAGATAGGTAGTCCGTTGCAATGACCAAACAAAGATAGATAGAACAGAGTTACTCTCTACACTAGCTGCGGATAATTCTACCAGAACTCCTGCACTGGTAGCTTTTTTTAAACCCTTAAGGGGTTGCCAAGTTTTTTGTAACCAGTTAATTACTTTTTCAGGATCTGGTGTGGGAATTTCTATATATAGTAGTTGTTTCATCTTAATTCAGTTTATAACTGTGGATTGCCAAAACTAACATTATCTGTGGTCATAGGTAAATAAGTTCGAGGTTTTGTGGGCAACTCTACACCTACTCTTAAACCACCAAAAGAGGTCAGTCTTTGGGGTAGAATCACTCCAGGACGATAATTACTATAGACTTGAACTGGTAATTCTACTGTGGGTTTTTGTGGTAAATTGACAGCAAACCGTACCCCTCCAAAATTATCTATTTCCTCAGATAACAAATCTGGTACTAACTCTTGATGGTGATAATTGACTACAGGATCTAACCCCCTATTGCTCATAATCCTGTCAATGTCTATTAACACTACTGAAGAATCTATGGGGGTAGCAGGAGAGAATCCATCAAATCGTAATCTTTGTAGAGATTGCCAAATACTCCCCCAGATATTTTGACTGTGATTAACCACATTAGCTTGTCGAGAGATTATGGTTAAACTATCATCCTCAGTTGTCTTTAAATGCAAGACAGACTCGTCTTCTGGATTATTACCGTTGAACAAGTTTAATTCAGGTAATCCCAGAGATTGATCCTCTTGCTGGGTTACTGAACTATCTGATTCTACTATAGTAGCTGCATTGAGAGTAGATTTGCTCAATAAAGCTAAAGATAAATAAAATAATCCTACTAGGGTGATTTTAG from the Gloeocapsa sp. DLM2.Bin57 genome contains:
- a CDS encoding flavin-dependent dehydrogenase encodes the protein MKQLLYIEIPTPDPEKVINWLQKTWQPLKGLKKATSAGVLVELSAASVESNSVLSIFVWSLQRTTYLKVFRYAQQKLPNEGSVIKQLTQEIRAKFPYQSPQLPVIDLAQKSIFDALAPYYPETVKYFQKMPRGEFYLNRVYWWEKRWREQVENPTQPKQVIFANAAETNSNPEYDLIYLGGALGSIHAAVMARKGYRVLLVERLPFGKMNREWNISRDEIKCLIDLNLLTSEEVESLIAREYKDGFNKFFDANNPPHLKAKVLHTPTVLNLALDAEKLLKLCGEKLIAAGGTIWDETEFVKAYTSSEQVLVELVNLGTKETKKATGRVLVDAMGSASPIAWQLNGDRTFDSVCPTVGAVIESGFEPQVWDSNYGDVLNSHGDISRGRQLIWELFPGEGKDLTIYLFHYHQVHKDNPGSLLEMYEDFFNILPEYKRCDLDKLVWKKPTFGYIPGHFSVSSQERRVAFDRLVLIGDSASLQSPLIFTGFGSLVRNLGRLTVLLDTALNHDFLSAKDLDLIRAYQSNVAVTWLFSKGMMVPTGKSLPPARINAMLNTFFGLLADEPPQVADTFIKDRTDWWTFTRLALKAAQQNPILLWWIVEMAGFRDLWRWLLSYLLFTLDAGKNWLLGGSFTPWLKQSRVWLEKRFPALWFRLLCFQYSLRRST